One Defluviimonas sp. SAOS-178_SWC DNA window includes the following coding sequences:
- a CDS encoding IS3 family transposase, giving the protein MKGPRCSEGQIIAILKQRESGWATAEMCREHGISSATFFKWTGKFGGLEVSDARRLKAPEDEDAKLKKLQVRKRGGRKRSPDTRRPMPVPERPNERWSLDFVSHAFADGRRFRVLAIVDDFSQDCLALVADTSLSGLRVTRGLTGIMARRGRPKTIVSDNGTELTSLAVLRWCQETRIDWHYIAPGKPVQNAFVESFNGSFRDELLNETRFSSLAEARVKITARNEDYNCNRPHSSLGNLTSQAYAMKSRLETRAA; this is encoded by the coding sequence ATGAAGGGACCACGGTGCAGCGAAGGGCAGATCATCGCGATCCTGAAGCAGCGGGAGAGCGGCTGGGCGACGGCGGAGATGTGCCGGGAGCATGGGATCAGCTCGGCGACGTTCTTCAAGTGGACGGGCAAGTTCGGTGGGCTTGAGGTGTCAGATGCCCGGCGGCTCAAGGCGCCCGAGGATGAGGACGCCAAGCTGAAGAAGCTGCAGGTGAGGAAGCGCGGCGGTCGCAAGCGATCTCCGGACACGCGCAGGCCGATGCCGGTGCCAGAGCGACCCAACGAACGCTGGAGCCTGGACTTCGTATCTCACGCTTTCGCCGACGGGCGTCGGTTCCGCGTGTTGGCCATCGTGGACGACTTCAGCCAGGACTGCCTGGCGCTGGTCGCGGACACGTCGCTCTCCGGGCTGCGCGTCACGCGCGGGCTGACAGGGATCATGGCGCGACGCGGGCGGCCCAAGACCATCGTCAGCGACAACGGGACGGAACTGACCAGTTTGGCGGTGCTCAGATGGTGCCAGGAAACGCGGATCGACTGGCATTACATCGCGCCAGGAAAGCCGGTGCAGAACGCCTTCGTCGAGAGCTTCAACGGCAGCTTTCGGGACGAGCTTCTCAACGAAACCCGGTTCTCATCGCTGGCCGAGGCCCGCGTGAAGATCACGGCCCGGAATGAAGACTACAACTGCAACAGACCTCACTCATCCCTCGGAAATCTCACGTCGCAGGCATATGCAATGAAATCGAGATTGGAAACCAGGGCCGCATGA
- a CDS encoding GlxA family transcriptional regulator → MKSERTIFAPEPGPLSVGILVMADTNALSLAASVDPMRAANRRAGKTLFSWRYYSATGGAVPITAGFEVATDPLGDRPDVDVLMIVAGFRLAEQATPALLSRLRRLAPRLRAMVGIDGGSWFLAYAGLLDHRAATVHWEDLETFADRFPAVDVRRDRYVISGPMVTTGGAAPCLDMMLDLIRSRNGAELALRVAGAFLYEPVHAATVPQQAVSAARLSRTDPALGRAIALMEAGIEEPPAIAAIARRIGLSQRRLEMLFSDRLGISPGRFFLDLRLDEARRMVTDTVLPVQEIALRTGFSSQVAFARAFRARFGTAASALRRATS, encoded by the coding sequence ATGAAAAGCGAAAGAACCATCTTTGCACCCGAACCGGGGCCGCTGTCGGTCGGCATCCTCGTGATGGCCGATACCAATGCTCTGTCGCTGGCCGCCTCGGTCGATCCGATGCGGGCGGCGAACCGGCGCGCGGGAAAGACGCTTTTCTCCTGGCGCTACTATTCGGCCACCGGCGGCGCGGTGCCGATCACCGCCGGGTTCGAGGTTGCGACGGACCCGCTCGGCGACCGGCCCGACGTCGACGTGCTGATGATCGTCGCCGGATTCCGGCTCGCCGAACAGGCGACGCCGGCGCTACTTTCCCGGCTGCGCCGGCTCGCGCCCCGGCTCAGGGCGATGGTCGGCATCGACGGCGGAAGCTGGTTCCTCGCCTATGCCGGGCTTCTCGACCACCGCGCCGCGACCGTGCATTGGGAGGATCTGGAGACCTTCGCGGATCGCTTCCCCGCCGTCGATGTGCGCCGCGACCGTTACGTGATCTCGGGGCCGATGGTCACGACGGGCGGTGCGGCGCCCTGCCTCGACATGATGCTGGACCTCATCCGCAGCCGGAACGGGGCGGAACTGGCGCTCCGCGTCGCGGGCGCCTTCCTGTACGAGCCGGTCCATGCCGCGACCGTGCCGCAGCAAGCGGTCTCCGCCGCGCGGCTGTCGCGGACCGATCCGGCGCTCGGCCGCGCCATCGCGCTGATGGAGGCGGGGATCGAGGAGCCGCCCGCCATCGCCGCGATCGCCCGGCGGATCGGCCTGTCGCAGCGGCGCCTGGAGATGCTCTTCTCTGACCGGCTCGGCATCAGCCCAGGTCGGTTCTTTCTCGATCTCCGGCTGGACGAGGCGCGGCGGATGGTCACCGACACGGTGCTGCCGGTGCAGGAAATCGCCCTCCGCACCGGTTTTTCCAGCCAGGTCGCCTTCGCCCGCGCCTTCCGCGCCCGCTTCGGCACCGCCGCGTCGGCCCTCCGGCGCGCTACGTCTTGA